One window of the Prinia subflava isolate CZ2003 ecotype Zambia chromosome 1, Cam_Psub_1.2, whole genome shotgun sequence genome contains the following:
- the PLAG1 gene encoding zinc finger protein PLAG1 isoform X1, translating to MATVIPGDLSEVRDTQKVPSGKRKRGETKPRKNFPCQLCDKAFNSVEKLKVHSYSHTGERPYKCTQQDCTKAFVSKYKLLRHMATHSPEKTHKCNYCEKMFHRKDHLKNHLHTHNPNKEAFKCEECGKNYNTKLGFKRHLALHAATSGDLTCKVCLQTFESTGVLLEHLKTHAGKSSGGVKEKKHQCEHCDRRFYTRKDVRRHMVVHTGRKDFLCQYCAQRFGRKDHLTRHMKKSHNQELLKVKTEPMDLLDPFTCNVSVPIKDELLPVMSLPSSELTSKPFTNTLQLNLYNTQIQSMQSSASAHQMVATSLPLGMPCPIDMESVHPSHQLSLKYPLGTTSYSVSMPEKEQPLKGEIESYLMELQSGMPSSSQDSQASSSKLGLDPQVGPLDDGSGEVSLSKGSVPISEPLNAPSLDFSQLFNFIPVNGPPYNPSVSVGNLGMSYTQEEAHSSMTQLPPQTQDPQDPSNSIGLGSLHSLSAAFTSSLSTTTTLPRFHQAFQ from the exons ATGGCCACTGTCATTCCTGGTGATTTGTCAGAAGTAAGAGATACCCAGAAAGTCCCTTCAGGGAAACGTAAGCGTGGTGaaaccaaaccaagaaaaaactTTCCTTGCCAACTGTGTGACAAGGCCTTTAACAGTGTTGAGAAATTAAAGGTTCACTCATACTCTCACACAGGAGAGAGGCCCTACAAGTGCACACAACAAGACTGCACCAAGGCCTTTGTTTCTAAGTACAAATTACTAAG GCATATGGCTACTCATTCTCCTGAGAAAACCCACAAGTGTAATTATTGTGAGAAAATGTTTCACCGAAAAGATCACCTAAAGAATCACCTACATACACACAATCCCAACAAAGAGGCCTTTAAGTGTGAAGAATGTGGAAAGAACTACAATACCAAGCTTGGGTTCAAACGTCACCTGGCTTTGCATGCTGCAACAAGTGGTGACCTCACCTGTAAGGTATGTTTGCAGACTTTTGAAAGCACaggagtgctgctggagcacctAAAAACTCATGCAGGCAAGTCATCGGGTGGagtgaaggagaaaaagcaccagTGTGAACACTGTGATCGTCGGTTCTACACCCGAAAGGATGTCCGCAGACACATGGTAGTGCACACTGGAAGAAAGGACTTCCTCTGTCAGTACTGTGCACAGAGATTTGGGCGGAAGGATCACCTCACGCGCCACATGAAGAAAAGTCACAACCAAGAACTTTTGAAGGTCAAAACAGAGCCAATGGACCTTCTAGATCCCTTTACCTGCAATGTTTCTGTGCCTATTAAGGATGAGCTGCTTCCAGTGATGTCTTTACCTTCCAGTGAACTGACATCAAAGCCATTTACAAACACTTTGCAATTAAATCTCTACAACACTCAGATTCAGTCCATGCAGAGTTCTGCATCTGCACACCAAATGGTTGCCACATCGTTACCATTGGGAATGCCTTGTCCAATAGATATGGAGTCTGTCCACCCTTCTCACCAGCTATCGTTGAAATATCCGCTCGGTACTACCTCATACTCAGTTTCTATGCCTGAAAAAGAACAGCCATTGAAAGGGGAAATTGAAAGTTACTTAATGGAGTTGCAAAGTGGTATGCCTTCTTCATCCCAGGATTCTCAAGCATCTTCATCAAAACTAGGGCTGGATCCACAAGTAGGGCCGCTGGATGATGGGTCTGGGGAAGTTTCCCTTTCCAAGGGCTCCGTTCCCATTAGCGAACCTCTAAATGCCCCATCATTGGACTTTTCTCAGCTGTTCAACTTCATACCTGTAAACGGCCCTCCCTACAATCCTTCTGTTTCAGTGGGAAACCTCGGGATGAGTTACACGCAAGAGGAGGCACATTCTTCTATGACTCAACTTCCACCACAAACCCAGGATCCACAAGATCCTAGCAATAGTATAGGCCTTGGGTCTCTGCACTCATTGTCAGCAGCTTTCACAAGCAGTCTAAGCACAACCACCACCCTACCACGATTTCATCAAGCTTTCCAATAG
- the PLAG1 gene encoding zinc finger protein PLAG1 isoform X2, translating to MATHSPEKTHKCNYCEKMFHRKDHLKNHLHTHNPNKEAFKCEECGKNYNTKLGFKRHLALHAATSGDLTCKVCLQTFESTGVLLEHLKTHAGKSSGGVKEKKHQCEHCDRRFYTRKDVRRHMVVHTGRKDFLCQYCAQRFGRKDHLTRHMKKSHNQELLKVKTEPMDLLDPFTCNVSVPIKDELLPVMSLPSSELTSKPFTNTLQLNLYNTQIQSMQSSASAHQMVATSLPLGMPCPIDMESVHPSHQLSLKYPLGTTSYSVSMPEKEQPLKGEIESYLMELQSGMPSSSQDSQASSSKLGLDPQVGPLDDGSGEVSLSKGSVPISEPLNAPSLDFSQLFNFIPVNGPPYNPSVSVGNLGMSYTQEEAHSSMTQLPPQTQDPQDPSNSIGLGSLHSLSAAFTSSLSTTTTLPRFHQAFQ from the coding sequence ATGGCTACTCATTCTCCTGAGAAAACCCACAAGTGTAATTATTGTGAGAAAATGTTTCACCGAAAAGATCACCTAAAGAATCACCTACATACACACAATCCCAACAAAGAGGCCTTTAAGTGTGAAGAATGTGGAAAGAACTACAATACCAAGCTTGGGTTCAAACGTCACCTGGCTTTGCATGCTGCAACAAGTGGTGACCTCACCTGTAAGGTATGTTTGCAGACTTTTGAAAGCACaggagtgctgctggagcacctAAAAACTCATGCAGGCAAGTCATCGGGTGGagtgaaggagaaaaagcaccagTGTGAACACTGTGATCGTCGGTTCTACACCCGAAAGGATGTCCGCAGACACATGGTAGTGCACACTGGAAGAAAGGACTTCCTCTGTCAGTACTGTGCACAGAGATTTGGGCGGAAGGATCACCTCACGCGCCACATGAAGAAAAGTCACAACCAAGAACTTTTGAAGGTCAAAACAGAGCCAATGGACCTTCTAGATCCCTTTACCTGCAATGTTTCTGTGCCTATTAAGGATGAGCTGCTTCCAGTGATGTCTTTACCTTCCAGTGAACTGACATCAAAGCCATTTACAAACACTTTGCAATTAAATCTCTACAACACTCAGATTCAGTCCATGCAGAGTTCTGCATCTGCACACCAAATGGTTGCCACATCGTTACCATTGGGAATGCCTTGTCCAATAGATATGGAGTCTGTCCACCCTTCTCACCAGCTATCGTTGAAATATCCGCTCGGTACTACCTCATACTCAGTTTCTATGCCTGAAAAAGAACAGCCATTGAAAGGGGAAATTGAAAGTTACTTAATGGAGTTGCAAAGTGGTATGCCTTCTTCATCCCAGGATTCTCAAGCATCTTCATCAAAACTAGGGCTGGATCCACAAGTAGGGCCGCTGGATGATGGGTCTGGGGAAGTTTCCCTTTCCAAGGGCTCCGTTCCCATTAGCGAACCTCTAAATGCCCCATCATTGGACTTTTCTCAGCTGTTCAACTTCATACCTGTAAACGGCCCTCCCTACAATCCTTCTGTTTCAGTGGGAAACCTCGGGATGAGTTACACGCAAGAGGAGGCACATTCTTCTATGACTCAACTTCCACCACAAACCCAGGATCCACAAGATCCTAGCAATAGTATAGGCCTTGGGTCTCTGCACTCATTGTCAGCAGCTTTCACAAGCAGTCTAAGCACAACCACCACCCTACCACGATTTCATCAAGCTTTCCAATAG
- the MOS gene encoding proto-oncogene serine/threonine-protein kinase mos codes for MPSPIPLNCFLSFEYSPSADLRPCSSPLVIPGKDSKSFSGAASSARTRRLPPRLSWYSIDWEQLCLLQPLGSGGFGSVYKATYHGATVAVKQVKKSSKNRLASRQSFWAELNVAQLQHDNVVRVVAASTCAPASENSLGTIIMEYVGNITLHHVIYGTGDAWRQGEDDEGGSGGKILSMEETVCYSCDIMTGLAFLHSRDIVHLDLKPANVFITEQGVCKIGDFGCSQKLEKGLSQSARICQQGGTYTHRAPELLKGERVTAKADIYSFAITLWQMVMREQPYLGERQHVLYAVVAYNLRPSLAADVFQRCPAGRALHGIISCCWKADVEQRLSAHQLLPSLRALKQSL; via the coding sequence ATGCCATCACCTATTCCTCTTaactgctttctttcttttgagtACTCCCCCTCTGCGGATTTGcgcccctgcagcagccctttaGTTATCCCTGGCAAAGACAGCAAAAGCTTCTCGGGGGCAGCTTCTTCAGCCAGGACTCGTCGCTTGCCTCCACGCCTGTCCTGGTACTCCATTgactgggagcagctctgcctcctgcagcccttaGGGTCTGGGGGCTTTGGCTCTGTCTACAAAGCCACCTACCATGGTGCAACAGTGGCTGTGAAGCAGGTGAAGAAGAGCAGCAAAAACCGGCTGGCGTCGCGGCAGAGCTTCTGGGCTGAGCTGAAcgtggcccagctccagcacgaCAATGTGGTACGTGTGGTGGCTGCCAGCACGTGCGCGCCCGCCAGCGAGAACAGCCTGGGCACCATCATCATGGAGTACGTGGGTAACATCACCCTGCACCATGTCATCTACGGCACTGGGGATGCGTGGAGACAGGGGGAGGATGATGAAGGAGGATCTGGAGGGAAGATCCTGAGCATGGAAGAGACTGTGTGCTATTCCTGTGACATCATGACAGGCTTAGCCTTTCTGCACTCACGGGACATCGTGCACTTGGACCTGAAGCCCGCAAATGTTTTCATCACTGAGCAGGGAGTGTGCAAGATCGGAGACTTCGGGTGCTCCCAGAAACTGGAGAAGGGCTTGTCCCAGAGCGCCCGCATTTGCCAGCAAGGGGGCACGTACACGCACCGCGCCCCGGAGCTCCTCAAGGGGGAGAGGGTCACTGCCAAGGCGGACATCTACTCGTTCGCCATCACGCTGTGGCAGATGGTGATGCGGGAGCAGCCGTACCTGGGCGAGCGGCAGCACGTGCTCTACGCCGTGGTGGCCTACAACCTGCGCCCGTCGCTGGCGGCCGACGTGTTCCAGCGGTGCCCGGCGGGCCGCGCGCTGCACGGCatcatcagctgctgctggaaggccGATGTGGAGCAGCGCCTGAGCGCgcaccagctgctgcccagcctcaGGGCCCTCAAGCAGAGCCTCTAG